One Gordonia pseudamarae genomic window, TCGTGCCGGTGTGCTGCCACGCGCGGTCGGCAGCTTCTACGCCACGTCGATCGAGACGTTCCGGTACCTGTTCAGCTCCCGGTTCCAGTTCAAGGAGTTTCTGGCCCAGGCGTGGTTCATCGCCAGTATCTCGGTGATGCCGGCGCTGCTGATGTCCATCCCGTTCTGCATGATGTTTGTCTACGAGATCAACATCCTGCTCACCGAGATCGGCGCGGTCGACCTCAGCGGTGCGGGTGCCGGCGTCGCGATCATCCGGGAGATCGGCCCGGTCATCACCGTTCTGGTGGTGGCCGGTGCCGGATCGACCGCGATCTGCGCCGACCTGGGCTCGCGGACCATCCGCGAGGAGATCGACGCCATGCGGGTCCTGGGTATCGATCCCATCCAACGGCTATGTGTACCAAGAGTTGTCGCTTCGACAGTGGTGGCCCTGTTCCTCAACGGACTGGTCACCGCGGTCGGCATCATCGGCGGGTACTTCTCGACGGTGTACCTGCAAGGCGCATCCCCCGGGCAGTATGTGGCGGCCTTCTCCATCCTCACCGGCCTGCCCGATGTCATGGTGGCCGAGATCAAGGCCGCGGTGTTCGGCCTCCTGGCCGGCCTGGTGGCCTGTCACCTGGGCCTCAACGTCAAGGGTGGCCCGAAGGGCGTCGGGGATGCGGTCAACCAGACCGTCGTCTTCAGCTTTCTGCTGCTGTTCCTGGCCAACTCGATCATCACCACGATCTCGCTGAACTGACACCCACACACCCTGCTGCGGTGCGCGCACCGGCACCCGCAGACGAACAAGACCGACGACGAACTGATGCTCGGACAAGGACGATCCATTGACCAGGCCAAGACCAACACTTCTTGACACAAGAGCCCTACGCAGCGCCACCAAGGCCGCCCAGGCACCCGTCGGCACCATGTCGTCGATGGGCAGACAGGTGTCGTTCTACGCGCAGACCCTCATGGCGCTGCCACGCACGCTGCGCCGCTACCGCATGGAAACCCTGCGGCTGCTGGCCGAGGTGAGCATGGGTACCGGTGCCCTTGCCGTGATCGGCGGAACACTGGTCATCGTCACGCTGCTGACCACCGCCGTCGGCTACGAGGTCGGACAGCAGGCCACGCACAGCCTCGGACATATCGGGATCGGGGCACTGACCGGATTCATCTCGGCGTTCTTCAACACCCGCGAGGCACTGCCGGTCATCGCCGGCATCGCACTGACCGCGACCGTCGGCGCCGGCTTCACCGCGCAGCTCGGCGCGATGCGGGTCAGCGAGGAGATCGACGCACTGGAAACGATGTCCATCCCGTCGCTGCCCTACCTGGTGGCTTCGCGGGTGCTGGCCGGGATCATCGCGGTCATCCCCCTGTACTCGATCTCCCTGCTGGTGGGATACACCACCACCAAATGGGTCACGATCTATCTCGCCGGACAGTCGGCGGGTACCTACGACCACTACTTCAGCGTCTTCCTCGTCCCCTCCGATGTGTTGTGGTCGGTGCTGAAGGTGTTGTGCATGGCCACCGTCGTGATGCTGGTGCACTGCTATCACGGCTACAACGCACACGGCGGGCCCGCCGGCGTCGGGGTGGCGGTGGGCCGTGCGGTCCGCACCTCCCTGATCGCCATCATGATCATCAATCTGCTGATCGGCATCGCCGTCTACGGCGGCCCCTCCGGCGCGGTGAGGATGTCCGGGTAATGGCACTGGGATTCCGCGAGGTAAAGAAGTCCACCGAGATCTGGCTGGGCCTGGGACTGATCGCCGCGATCGTCGCGCTGACCCTGGTCGCGATCGGCAGCTACAAGCAATCGTTCACCGACACCATCGATGTCACCCTGCACGCCGGTCGGGCCGGCCTGATGCTGGAGAAGGGATCCGACGTCAAGGTCGCCGGCGTGGTGATCGGGACCGTCTCGGGGGTCAAGGCGACCGAATCCGGGGCTGATCTGACCCTGCGCATCGAGTCGAAGTACCGCAAGGCGCTGCCCGGTGACGTCACCGCCACCATCGACCCCACCACCCTGTTCGGCCGCAAGTTCGTCACCCTGACCGCACCGGCCGGCAGCACCCCGACAACGCTGAGATCCGGTTCGGTGATCAACGGGGCGGACACCACCACCGAGGTCAACGACCTACTCGAAGATCTGGTCTCGGTGATCAGGGTGGTCAAGCCCCGCGAGGTCAGCGACACCCTGTCGGCGTTGTCGTCGGCACTGCGCGGCATCGGCCCCGACGTCGGCACCCTGGTCACCTCGCTCGACAAATACCTGACCTCGTTCAATCCGTACCTCGACCGGGTCCGCACCGATCTGCGTTCGGGATCTGCTGCGGCACAGACACTCTCCGAAACGGCACCGGACATGCTCAGGACGGTCGACAATCTGACCACCACCGCGGGCACGCTCACCGACAAGCGGTCCCAGTTCGGCGCATTCCTGTTGAGTTTCACCAACTTCGGCGCCAGCGGCGAACAATTGTTCCGGGCCGCGGGCACGCCACTGGAGAAGTCGATGGACACGCTGGTGCCCACAGCCCAGCTACTGGGCGAGTTCTCGCCGATCCTGCCGTGTTTCCTGAAGAACCTGGCGCAGACCAACAAGCACCTGGAGATCACCAACGGCGGCAGTGCCCGGCCGGGACTCAACGTCATGGCGACACTTCTGATGGGCAACCCGCCCTACAAGTACCCGCAGAATCTGCCGCGCACCGGCCTGCCCAACGCACCGAGTTGCTACTCGAACGTCGGACAGCGGCACGTCGACTTCCCCGACGGCAGCGACGCGTACGCACCTATCACCGGCCCGGAGGACTACTTCGGAAACCCGCTCGCCGATCTGCTGTTCGGAGGCTCTCGATGAAGATCGCGCCCACCCTGATCAAACTGGGAGTGTTCACCGTGATCACCGCGCTGGCGGGCCTGTTCGTGGCGATGATCGCCGGGGACCTGCGCTTTGGTGACACCACATCGTATGCCGCACAGTTTTCTTCCGCATCCGGGATCACGCCCGGGTCCGACGTCAAGGTCGCCGGGGTGACCCGGGGGAAGATCGAGGACGTCGTCCTGAACAGCGACGGGACCGCACGGGTGAAGTTTTCGCTCGATTCCGACGTCGTACTCACCTCCGGGACCAGGGCGTCGATCCTGTACAAGAACCTGATCGGCGACCGCTACCTGGAGCTGTCCGAGGGCAGCGGCCGGACGGCCGCCCTGTCGGGCAACTCGATCCCGGTCGCCAACACCACGCCCGCACTCGATCTCGACGAGGTGGTCAACGGTTTCCGGCCACTGCTGCAGGGCCTGGACCCCGATCAGGCCAACCAGCTCACCGGATCGCTCATAGAAGTACTCAACGGACGCGAATCCGCGGTGGCCCAACTGATCGCCGACCTGGCGCTGCTCACCAACTCTATCGCCGACCGCGATGAATCCATCGGCGCGATCATCACCAACTTCAACGGTGTGCTCGGTGACGTCGCCGAACGCAGCGGGCAGCTCGACTCGCTGCTGGCCGGCGTGAGCGATCTGACCCGGGCACTGTCCGACGATCGGCGGACCATCACGACCTCGCTGGACAAGATCGACGGCCTCACCCGCTCGCTGAGCGATCTCACCGGGCCCGCCCGCAAGGACATCGCCGACACCGTCACCGGCGTGCGGCAACTGAGCACCAATCTCAACCGCAACACCGACACCGTCAATCTGGTGCTGTCCCAGCTCCCCGAGGCATACCGCCTGATCGGCCGTGTTGCCGGCTACGGCAACTTCGTCAACTTCTTCGTATGCGGGCTGGCGATCCGCTACGGCTCAACCACTCAGGAGACCACTCCCATGATCACCGTCCCGGCTGCGCGGTGCCAACCATGAGCAACCGATACCGCAAGAGCATCCTCGAACGCGACCCGGTCAAGATCGGCATCGTGGGCACGATCATCATCATCGCGATCACCGTGCTGGCGTTCAACTACGGATCGCTGCCGGTGGTCAACGGCGGCAAAAAGTACCACGCACAGTTCGCCGACGCGAGCGGGCTGCACACCGGCGACGCGGTCCAGATAGCGGGCGTCGAGGTGGGCAAGGTCACCGACATCTCCATCAACGGAACCAAGGTGGACGTCACATTCACCGCCGACCCCGGCGACCTGACGCTCAAGTCGGAGACCACCGCGCAGATCAAGGTCGAAACGGCGCTGGGCCGGCGATTCATCGAACTCGTCTCCGCCGGCCGGGACCCACTGCCGGCCGGTGCCACCATTGCGCTGGAGCGCACATCGTCGGGCTACGACATCACCCGCAGCCTCAACGAGGTGACCGACACCGTCGCCAAGACCGACAAGCCTGATCTGTCGAGCGCGCTCGACCAGCTGACCAAGCTGCAGGACGCGCTTCCGGAGGATCTGCGTTCCACCATCGACGGTGTGCGGCGCCTGTCCTCGACGGTGGCCGAACGCGACGGCGACCTGCGTGATCTGCTGAACAACGCGGGCACCGTCACCGATATCGTCGCCGAACGCAATCAGCAGCTGGTGTCGTTGCTGGGGCAGGGCAGAACGTTGTTCGCCGCCCTGAACACGCGGGCGACGGCGATCCGCCGGGTCCTCGTGCAGGGCTCCGAGGTCGCCAACGCGCTGACCGCGATCGCCTCGGACAACAGAGCGACGCTCAGACCAGCACTGGATCAGCTCAACTCGGTGCTGGACACGCTCAACGCCAACTACCAGAACATCGACAGGTCACTGGCCGGGCTCGAGCGTTTCGCCAGGCAGGTCGGCGAAGCGGTGTCCAGCGGACCGTTCTTCTCCGCCATGCTGCAGAACATCCTGCCCGCCAACCTCAACGGCCAGCAGCCCTACAGTCCGGGAGCACCCCGATGAGCCGATCACACCGATTCTCGCGCAACGCCACCGGCGTCACCGCCCTCAACTTCGGCAAGCGCAAGACCCTCATCTATCTGACACTGGCCGTCCTGCTCGTCGCCGCCACCGCCGCGGCGACGTTCACCGGCGGCGGCGACCGAACCGTAACCGCCTACTTCCTCAGTGCCGCAGGACTTTACCTCGGTGACCCGGTGATGGTGCTGGGCGTGCCGATCGGCACCGTCACCAAGATCGACCCCCAACCCGACGGTGCGCGCCTGACCCTCACCCTGACCTCCGACCAACCGGTTCCCGCCGACGCCGGCGCCGCCATCATCGCACCGACCCTGGTCTCGGGGCGCTATGTCCAGCTCGCACCGGCCTACACCGGCGGACCGAAGATGACCTCCGGCGCGACGATCGCGCTCGCCGACACCGCCACACCCGTCGAGTACGACGAACTCAAGGAACAACTCGTAGCCCTCTCCCGCGATCTCGGCCCGGCCTCCGGCGCCGAGGGTCGCGCGCAGCAGGGATCGCTCGGCCGGTTCCTGCACGCGAGCTCGAACACACTGGAGGGCAACGGAAAGCTGCTCCGGGAATCGCTCAACCAGCTGTCGAGGGCGGCATCGACCCTCGACAAGTCCTCACCCGACCTGTTCACCACGGTCGAGAACCTGAGCACGATCACCCGCGCCCTGTCGACCAGCGACGACCAGATCTCCGCATTCTCCCGGCAGCTGGCCCAGCTGTCCGGCGTCCTCAACGACAACCGGACCGAACTCGACACCTTCCTGAACAGCATCGATGCCGCCTTCGGGGAGGTGAAGACGTTCATCGACAACAACCGGTCCGCATTGAAAGATGCTGTCGGAAAGGCCAATACGACAACCCAGGTGCTCGTCGACCGTGTCGACACGCTGGCCTCGATTCTGCACTCGGGCCCCAACGCGCTGTCCAACTTCTACAACATCTACGACCCCGCTGGTAACTCGCTGACCGGCAACGTGGCGATTCCTGACTTCCCGGACCCGCGTTCGCTGATCTGCGCGCTGCTGACGACCGTCGACGCCCCGCAGAGCGACTGCGTGAAGGTGACCCGCCAGTTGGCCACCAATCTTGCCGCGGCGGACAAGAAGTCGGCGATCACCAAGAATGATGGCCAGACGGGGTCGAAGCCGGCGGGATCGAAGCCGGCGGGGCCGAAGAGCACGGCCACCCCCACGAGCACAGCCAAGAACGTGCCTTCCGAAAGTGGTGAACGATGAACCGTCGACAACAGGCCACGCCGGCACCCGCACCGCGCGGCAACCCGCCCCGGCGCCGCCATTCCCGGATCGCCACGGTCCTCACCTCCACCGCGGCCGCGTCGGCGCTCCTGGGCGGGTGCACCTTCGACGGCATCAACTCACTGCCGCTGCCCGGCAATTCCGGGGCCAGCGGCCAGACCTATCGGGTCACGGTGAAGCTGACCAACGCCCAGAACCTCGTGGGCAACTCACCGGTCAAGTACCACAACGCCACCATCGGCAATGTCCGCACCATCGGCAACAGCGGCTGGCACGCCGAGGCGGTTCTCGACCTGAGCAAGGACGCCGAGATTCCCGCGAACGTCCGGGTGAAGCTGTCCCAGACCAGCATCTTCGGATCTCAGTTCATCGAGTTGATCAACCCGAACACGACGGCCGGTGCCACCGGTGACACCCGGCACGACGGCAGCATCCTCTACGACGGGGCGGTCCTGTCGCTGGAGCAGTCCTCGCAGTATCCTTCCGTGGAAGAGGTTCTCTCGGCGGTGTCGCTGGTGCTCAACGGGGCCGGGCTTCAGCAATTGCGCACCGTCACCGGCGAACTCAACAGTGTCCTGGGCGGCCGGGAGGGCGATCTGCGGAGCCTGATCCCCAAACTGCGGACGCTGGTGGCCGATCTCAGCGATCAACGCGGCGACATCCGACGCGCCATCGACAGCATCGCCGCCCTCAGCGACCGGCTCGAGAAGGACCGCGACATCATCAACCGGGGTATCGATTCGATCACCCCCGCGGTCGAGGTACTCAACACCCAGCAGCGCCAGCTCACCGACATGCTCAGCGCGGTAGGAAGATTCGGCGACGCCGCCAGCACCGTCCTGGACCGCAGCAACCGCGACACACTGGCGAATCTGCACAATCTGGCACCGGTGGTCAACAAGCTCGCCGAATCGGGCGACAACCTGACCGAGGCACTCAAGATCGCGGGCACCATCCCGTTCCCCGTCACCACCGTCCAACGCGGTGTCAGGGGCGACTACCTCAACCTGTTCCTGACTCTGGACATCAGCCCGGAGAAGATCACCACGGCGGTCATCCCGAGCTATGGACGCCAACCCCGCGTCCAGCCCCGGCTGGCCCGCGACAACGCCGATCCCCTGACCGCGCCCCTGCGTACGCAGCAACGAAAGGGCCGATAGTGCTTCACTCCACACTGGTCCGGTTCCAACTCGTCTTTTTCACCGTCGTCGCGGTGATCGGGGTCGGATACGCCGCCTTCGCCTACGCCGGGATCCAGCGACAGACCGGCATCGGAATGTACACGGTCACCACAGAACTCGAGGACACCGGCGGACTGTACGTGAACGCTCTGGTCACCTATCGCGGCGTCAAGGTGGGCACCGTCACCGACGTCGGCCTCCGATCGCCGGGCGCGCGCGCCGAGTTGCAGATCTCCTCGGACTACAAGATCCCCGCGGACCTCGACGCGCGGGTGCGCAGCATCTCCGCGGTCGGTGAGCAGTTCGTGGACCTCATCCCGCGCACCGGCGACGGACCCCGCCTCAAGGACGGCGACGTCATCGCCGCCGACCGGACCCACATCCCGGTGGCCACCACCACCGTCATCGAAGACGTCCGCGCACTGCTGCAGGCGGTCCCCAAGGACGATCTGGACACCACACTGCGCGAGGCGTCCACCACGCTGACCGGGATGGGCAGACAACTCAACACGGGACTGTCGGCGGCTACCAGGGTCGTCGACCGGGCGAGCCGCAACCTCGACCCGACCCTGCGGCTCATCGACTCCGCACAACGCCCGTTGACCCAGATCGCGCAGTCGGACAAGGCCATCGACACCTTTTCCCGGAATCTGGCGTCATTCACCCAGCAGCTCACGATGAGCGACGGGGCGGTCCGGCTGGCCCTGGACACCGGCGACGGGTTCTTCGATTCGGCATCATCGCTCATGCAGGACCTCACTCCCACCGCTGGGGTGCTGCTGAGCAATCTGCAATCCGTCGGACAGGTCGTACGGGTCAATCTTCCCGGTGTACGCCACATCCTGGTGGTGTATCCCGCGGTGGCGGCCGCGGTGAACACGATGCACACCGGGCTGCAGGACCCGGCCGACCGGTCGACCGGCCAGGGCAGACTCGACCTCAAGTTGTTCAACACCGCCAACCCGGTGCCCTGTACGCACGGCTACCAGGAGATCACCCGGCGCGACCCGGCCGACCTGTCGACGGCCCCCGCGCCGGAGAACTCGTACTGCAAACTCAAGGTGGACGACTTCCGTGGAGTACGCGGGGCACGAAACCTGCCGTGCGCCACCAACCCGGCAGTACGCACCGCCGATGTCGCCAAGTGCCCGCGCGGACTGCCCTCGACGTGGCCGGAGTTGCTCTCCCGGCCCGGGCAGACCTACCGGCCCAGCACCGGCCGCTCCACCCCCAACACACCACACACACCGGATTCGGCGCACCGATCCGGCACCCGGCCGACCGGATCGTCGCAACGCACCGCACCGAGGGTCACCGCGGTTCCGTACGACCCGGCCACCGGACGGTTCCGCACTCCCACCGGAACCACCTACAGCATCGGCACCATCGCCCGGGGAATCTCCGGGGGCAAGGAGAAAACATCATGGCCACAACTCTTTCTGCCCGAGCCGGCGGCACGATGACCACCGGCGGCCGAACCGGCGGGGCGGCACCTGCCACCGGGCCGGACGCCCCCGATGAGGGCGCCCCGGCCCCGACTGCCCAGGACTCGCCCGGCGAAGGCGACACCGCCGAGCACCGCGACGGGCCCGCGGCCGGGCCGGCCACCGACAATCCGCGAGCCGCGGCCACGATCATCATCGGCGTGCTGGTGGCGATCGTCGCCGCCGGGATCGGTGCGATCTTCTTCATCGGTCACCGATCCGGGGTCTCCGACGCCGATCGCGACCAGGAGATCATGTTGGTCACCCGGCAGGTCGTCGGCAGTCTGGTGACGCTGCGGCACCAGTCCGCCGACGAGGACCTGAAGAAGATCACCAACGCCACGACCGGTGACTTCCGTAAGCAGTTCACCGACGGCGGTGGAAGTTTCGCAACCGTCCTGCAGCAGGGCGCGGTGGAATCGACCGGCGCCGCCCGGGAGGTCGCGATCGTGACGTCCGACGATTCGTCGGCCACCACGATCGCCGCGGTCACCTCGACGGTGAAGAACTCCGAGGTCCCCGACGGCCAACCGCGCGTATACCGCATGAAATTGTCCCTGGAGAGGCACGACGGGCGCTGGCTCGTCTCGAACGTGGAGTTTGTGGCGTGAACACCGAGACATCCGATCAGGACACCCGCGAAACCAAGAACGGCGAGAACGGCGCACCGTCTCGGCGGCAACGTCTGCTCGCCGCCCCACACACCGGATTCGGGCGGCTCGCGGCCCGGACCGGCGCCCTGTCCCCGACACGGCTGCGCGGCACCCTGGCCGCGGTGATCTGCGCCGCGGTCCTGGCCGTGGGATTCCTGGGGTACTCGGTGGTCAAGTCCATCGACACCACCGGAACCCGCGACGCCGGACAGGAATCGGTGGCCGCGGCCAAGAAGCTGGTGCCGACCCTGCTGTCCTACCGGGCCGAGAACGTCAAGGCCCAATTCAGCGCGAAATACGACCTGCTCACCGGTGACTTCCGGAACGAGTTCGAGAAGCTGGCGACCTCCACGATCATCCCCGGCGCCACCGAACGCAAGGTGAGCACCGAGGCCGAGGTGGTCGAGGCGGGACTGATCTCCAACAGTGCCGATCGCGCCGACGTCCTGCTGTTCGTCAACCAGAAGACGACCTCGTCCGATTCGCCGGACGCCACCCTTGACGGCAGCCGCGTCAAGGTGTCGCTGACCAAGATCGGTTCGGGCTGGAAGGTGTCGGGTCTACGACCGGTCTGAGCCCGGCCCCTACGCCCCGCCCCACCAGTCCCCCACGCCCGCGGTCCGATCAGAGCAGCACCCCCGGGTTGAGCAGACCATCGGGATCGAGGGCCTTCTTGATGGCGGCGGTCATCGCCATGACGTCGGGGCCCACCTGATCGGGCAGCCACGCCTTCTTGAGTCTGCCGACCCCGTGCTCGCCGGTGATGGTGCCGCCGAGTTCGATGGCCACATCCATCACGCGCCCGAAAGCCGAATGCGCGCGCCGGGTTTCGTCGGCGTCGTCGGGGTCGAACACGATGAGCGGATGGGTGTTGCCGTCACCGGCGTGCGCGATCACCGAGATCATCACCCGCTCGTCGGCGGCGATGGCACCCACCCTGTCGATCAGGACCGGCAACATCGCGATCGGCACACCCACGTCTTCCAGAAGCAGCGACCCCAGACGTTCGACCGCCGGGATCGCCGCGCGCCGTGCCGCGGTGAACGCCTCGCCCTCGTCGGGGTCGGCGGTGGAGAACACCTCCGACGCGCCGTGACGGCCGAAGACCTCCTCGATGAGCGCCACCTCGGCGGCCGCGGCCGGTCCGGGGGCATCGGACTGTGCCACCAGCAGCGCCCCGGCGTCCCGGTCCAGATCCATGTGGAGCATGTCCTCGACGGCGTTGATCGACACCTTGTCCATGAACTCGAGCAGCGCCGGACGTATCCTGCCGGTGATCTCCAGAACCGCCTCGGCGGCCTGGCGCACCGAACCGAACGTCCCCACCACCGTCGATGCCGCCGCCTGGGCGGGGATGAGCCGCAACGTGACCTCGGTGACGATGCCCAGCAGTCCCTCACTGCCGACGAACAGTTTGGTCAGCGGCAGTCCGGCGGAGTCCTTGAGCTGCTTGCCGCCGAGCCGGACCGCACGGCCGTCGGCGAGCACCACCTGCAGGCCGAGCACATAGTCGGTGGTCACCCCGTATTTGACGCAGCACAGCCCGCCGGCGTTGGTGGCGACGTTGCCGCCGATCGTGCAGATCTCGAACGAGGAAGGGTCCGGTGGATACCAGAGGCCGTGCGCCCTGGCCGCCTCCTTGACCTCGGCGTTGAACACGCCGGGCTGACTGACCGCGGTGCGGGTGCCTGTGTCGATCACGATCTGCCGCATCTTCTCGGTGGACAACATGATCGCACCGTCGACGGCGGTCGCCCCACCGGACAGGCTGGTCCCGGCACCGCGGGTGACGATCCCTACGCCGTTCGCCGCGCACCAACGCACCGTCGTCTGCACCTGTTCGGTGGTGATCGGACGCACCAGGGCCCGCGGAGTGCCCGCGTCGGGGTCCTGGGCCCGGTCACGCCGGTACCCTTCGAGGACGTCGGGATCGGTGACCACCATCCCGTCGGGAAGGGCGTCGGCGAGCGGGGCGATGTCTACTGTCGGCATAGCCCCCACACTATGGAGTCGGCGGGCGCCGGGCGGTCTGTACGGCCACACTATGCGGCTGCACCTACGCTATCGATATGACAGCGAGGCGTGAGCCGCTTCCACCGGGCACCGTGCTCGGCAACCACCTCATCGAGCGGCTCGTCGGCGCAGGTAGCAGCGCCGACGTATACCTGGCACATCCGCGCGCACCCCGACCGGGCGATCCCGGCTCGGTGGCGTTCAAGGTGCTGCACTCCGGCGAGGCCGGCCAGCATGTCGCGCGCGCGAGATTCGAGCGGGAGTTCACCATCGCCTCGCTGCTGCACCACCGGCACATCGTGCGGATGTACGACCACGGCGAGCTGACCGTGGACGGGCTCCCCACCCCGTGGATGGCGATGCAGTACGCGGGCGGCCCCGCCTCCGACGTTCTGATCCCGGGCCCCGCAACCGAACCGGATCTGCCGACGATCGTGCGGGTGGCCACCCAGAGCGCCGCCGCCCTCGATCACGCGCACCACCACGACGTGATCCACCGGGATGTCAAACCGGCCAACATTCTGCTGACCTCGCGCACCGCGTCCGCCGCCGACGCCCTGCTCAGCGATTTCGGAATCGCACAGTTCCTCGATGACGCCCGGCCGCTGGCCCGAAACGGCCGGGTACGCGGATCCATCGCCTATGCGGCACCGGAACTACTTCAGGCACAACGTCTTTCACCATCCACCGACCTGTACGCCCTGGCGTGCAGCCTCATCGAATGGCTCACCGGAAAGCCCCCCTACCCCCGGCAGACGGCGTTCGCGATCACGTACGCGCATATCCGCGA contains:
- a CDS encoding serine/threonine-protein kinase codes for the protein MTARREPLPPGTVLGNHLIERLVGAGSSADVYLAHPRAPRPGDPGSVAFKVLHSGEAGQHVARARFEREFTIASLLHHRHIVRMYDHGELTVDGLPTPWMAMQYAGGPASDVLIPGPATEPDLPTIVRVATQSAAALDHAHHHDVIHRDVKPANILLTSRTASAADALLSDFGIAQFLDDARPLARNGRVRGSIAYAAPELLQAQRLSPSTDLYALACSLIEWLTGKPPYPRQTAFAITYAHIRDPVPPLTGRRPWLPSSLNSVFAKALAKDPGHRYETCEEFVSIIARTLRDVTSPEPPRPARRFGWFPKRDTDEGTRAEGRR